The segment ATTCTGGAACCCGGAAGACCACCTAAAATAGATAAAGCTGCAATTTTAGTTGATGCTGTTCGAACAGTCACTCAATTACGAAAAGAAGCACAGAAGTTGAAAGATTCTAGTTCTGATCTTCAAGAGAAAATCAAAGAGCTCAAGGTATTTATTTAATCTTtctatttttaaatatatattcaaTAATTTGTGCGTTGTGATTTCATTTTTTTTGAATTGGTGTTTGTTTGTAGACTGAAAAGAACGAGCTTCGTGATGAGAAGCAGAGGTTGAAGATAGAGAAAGAGAAGCTTGAGCAACAACTAGACACCATGAACGCACAACCAAGCTTCATGCCAATGGCTCATCATCATCCACCTGCAATCCCTGCTGCTGCATATGGAGCCAATAAGTTGGTTCCCATGATTAGTTACCCAGGCATGGCGatgtggcaattcatgccgcctGCTGCTGTTGACACCTCACAAGATCATGTCCTCCACCCTCCGGTGGCCTAATTCCGGCGATCATTACATGTATGTTCAGGCAGGTTGTCATTGATCTATGACACTGTATTAGGTTTCTGTTTGTATAACTACGATCAAACacactattattataatttaaccGTTTATGTGTGTGATTTGTGTTCACATCTTGCACTCCaaactgttcgatgaaatgcctccTTGAAAAGAATCCATATGTTTTCATTAAATCGCGAACCAAATATACAAAGccttatgtgtatatatataatacaaaaaaAAGCCCATGAAGATTTGCGATTGTTGTGGCCTATGGTCTGATGTGGCAGGACTTGATGAACTTATCTGAGAAGTCGACATATTTAGTCCATAGTTTACGAAGCTGTGGAAACGCTATATCTAACCAAGGTTTCGCTCTGCCATTAAAATGAACAACAGCAGCACGTTCAACATCTGCCATGGTTGAATTCTCCTGGTAGCCGAGGCCCAACATATGCCAGAATGGATCGATAACTTGCACATGTCCATGAAACGCGATCAAACCTGGAGGTAACGTTCCTAGCTGCCATAAACTTAGATCCGATTTCAAATTCTGCATTCGAAATATAAAAAATTAGATACTTagatcgtgtgtgtgtgtgtgtgttcatgaTCTGTGTTGAATCACTTACCTCTTCGAGCCAGTAATGGTAGTTCTCGCTTATGTTCGTCTTTCTCCAAGCTTCCAGATCGAAAATGTTCATCCCATAGGCCCAAGCACATTCGTTTGCGTCAAAATTCTTCGATATTAATGGATGAGAAAAGTTTAGGTAGCTTTTGAATCGCTTCGACATCACGAACTTATCGCCGCCGTGACATGTTTCAACCGCTCCGTTCACTTTTCCGTTCATCTCAATCTCAAACAACGGCGATAGATCTGACTGAACCACCAGGTCGTCGTCTAGGAACACCACCTTGTTTAGACTCGGAAACATCTACAAAACCAGATCCGATGAGCGTCGATCGATTAAACTCGATTTTACACGAATTTCTTAATATTCACCTGTGGGAGATAAATCCGAACGTGATTCATCACGGAATTGTACTTAGGGCTCATAGCTTGCAACTTTGCGGCGATGACGTAAGGTTTCTCGGTGTTATTAGCAACAATGGCGGATGAGCCACCTCTAAACTGAGCCCTAATTTTTTGATCCTTCTCCATGGCCTCCAAAACCGGAACCTTTCCTTTTGCGAACCAATCGAAATGATGCAACGCCTTGACTTCAATCACCGCCGGAGACAAAGGATGCAAGGAGAACCACGCCTGCATCGGAGCGAACGTCTTTCTGTCGGTGATTATGTGAAGGACTACCGTTTCAGGACGTAAAGAGTTGTAAACGAGAGACGTTGCTACGACGGAGGCGGCGAGGATGTTGTCGGAGGCAAGAACGAAGTGGAAGTAGGAGTTGTTGACGAGGGTGGGGACTAGCTCCGGTAAAGGGAGCTGGAGGCGGGAGTTTGCATTGGTGGCGTGTTCGTGGGCTAGGCGGAGGGAGAGGCAGTGGAGTTGTTTGGGTATGCTACTGGATGCCACGTGTCTGTAGAGGTATTCTTGGATTTTGGCTGTTCTAGTCCTCTTTTCAAGAAGTGTTacctaaaaacacataaaaaccatTTAACTTTAACTACTATTTTGGaacgattataattttaaattattttcaaCCCAACAGTAAATCTGACTTTTATGTTATTTCTTATTGTTACATTGAATATTATGTTAAATTTTCATGTgtataattttaatattttaaatttgaGTTTATAGTTAATTTAGTTACAGTTATAGTTtaaatgaaatgtttttttatgttatgttatatataaaaatgatattaattaatcatatagATGGATAATTTATTCGGTTAAGttacaaataaaataatttatat is part of the Lactuca sativa cultivar Salinas chromosome 7, Lsat_Salinas_v11, whole genome shotgun sequence genome and harbors:
- the LOC111896111 gene encoding probable galacturonosyltransferase 12, which encodes MQLHISPSLRHVTLLPGKGVREFIKVKVGSRRLSYKILFYSLLLFIFLLRFIYVLSTVDTIDDETKCSNIGCKGEKLASGVLRGRSLRLNSAVPEVIYEILEDQSSEDEIVGGPDIPQSLEEFVDSMKGSKRLDAKTFAIKLKSMVTLLEKRTRTAKIQEYLYRHVASSSIPKQLHCLSLRLAHEHATNANSRLQLPLPELVPTLVNNSYFHFVLASDNILAASVVATSLVYNSLRPETVVLHIITDRKTFAPMQAWFSLHPLSPAVIEVKALHHFDWFAKGKVPVLEAMEKDQKIRAQFRGGSSAIVANNTEKPYVIAAKLQAMSPKYNSVMNHVRIYLPQMFPSLNKVVFLDDDLVVQSDLSPLFEIEMNGKVNGAVETCHGGDKFVMSKRFKSYLNFSHPLISKNFDANECAWAYGMNIFDLEAWRKTNISENYHYWLEENLKSDLSLWQLGTLPPGLIAFHGHVQVIDPFWHMLGLGYQENSTMADVERAAVVHFNGRAKPWLDIAFPQLRKLWTKYVDFSDKFIKSCHIRP
- the LOC111896122 gene encoding transcription factor ILR3, whose protein sequence is MVSPENTNWIYEYGLIDDIAVPDANYTLPVSGFSWPIQATLNGSSSNPSLDLDGSTVDSDSHNDSRSKKRGRSESCSGTSSKACREKLRRDKLNDKFLELASILEPGRPPKIDKAAILVDAVRTVTQLRKEAQKLKDSSSDLQEKIKELKTEKNELRDEKQRLKIEKEKLEQQLDTMNAQPSFMPMAHHHPPAIPAAAYGANKLVPMISYPGMAMWQFMPPAAVDTSQDHVLHPPVA